The Vicia villosa cultivar HV-30 ecotype Madison, WI linkage group LG1, Vvil1.0, whole genome shotgun sequence genome includes a region encoding these proteins:
- the LOC131637332 gene encoding uncharacterized protein LOC131637332 isoform X2, protein MQGRGGPGGRDPLADFGGFGGFGPSRSLMSSVFGGRDPFDDPFFTSPFGGMFQSSIMSGLSGFPFSREMQRPGFPFASEMQQPDFPFAQNMQMPGFPFAPNMLSSGFPFGPEMNPSVFHENQARAPEPSSRRGPIIQQLDSDDENEDETEEKKENPKRHRRSSVEPSVEHPDDEHEGKKIRHLQGRNEFNNFNATELQPQTQSFCFQSSTVSYGGPNGTYYTSSKTKRTGSDGVTLEESKEADSSTRQASHRISRGLHDKGHTLSRKLNPDGKVDTMQTLHNIDEDELAGFEEEWKGKGQKYLPGWSGSIGTGHSRQAEHAGQGGFLLPSSEHSHPVGSSQVRGEVGSSRAWERVRTDSNGRGAYHSGRQGQN, encoded by the exons ATGCAAGGACGCGGTGGGCCTGGTGGCAGAGATCCTTTAGCTGACTTTGGTGGTTTTGGAGGCTTCGGACCTTCTAGGAGTTTGATGTCAAGTGTGTTTGGAGGAAGGGACCCATTTGACGATCCTTTCTTCACCAGCCCTTTTGGAGGGATGTTCCAGTCAAGTATTATGAGTGGTCTATCTGGGTTTCCTTTTTCCCGGGAAATGCAACGGCCTGGTTTTCCTTTTGCTTCGGAAATGCAGCAGCCTGATTTTCCTTTTGCGCAGAATATGCAGATGCCTGGTTTTCCTTTTGCACCGAATATGTTGTCATCTGGGTTTCCTTTTGGCCCAGAGATGAATCCATCTGTGTTTCATGAGAATCAAGCTCGTGCTCCGGAGCCTAGTAGTCGAAGGGGCCCAATCATTCAGCAATTGGACTCTGATGATGAAAATGAGGATGAGactgaagaaaagaaagaaaatccaAAACGGCATAGAAGGTCAAGCGTTGAACCCTCTGTAGAACATCCAGATGATGAACATGAAG GGAAGAAGATCAGACATTTGCAGGGTAGAAATGAGTTCAACAATTTCAATGCAACTGAGCTTCAGCCTCAAACACAGAGCTTCTGCTTTCAGAGCTCAACAGTCAGCTATGGTGGTCCAAATGGAACATATTATACTTCTTCAAAGACCAAGAGGACTGGAAGTGACGGA GTGACACTTGAGGAGAGCAAGGAGGCTGATAGCTCCACAAGGCAAGCTTCCCACAGGATTTCTAGAGGCCTGCATGACAAG GGGCACACCCTCTCAAGAAAGCTTAATCCAGATGGTAAAGTGGATACTATGCAGACTTTACACAACATTGATGAAG ATGAACTTGCTGGctttgaagaagaatggaaaggAAAGGGTCAAAAGTATTTGCCTGGATGGAGCGGGAGTATTGGGA CTGGCCATAGTAGACAAGCTGAGCATGCTGGGCAGGGAGGTTTCCTTCTCCCTTCATCCGAGCATAGTCATCCCGTGGGCTCGTCCCAAGTTAGAGGCGAAGTGGGTTCTTCTCGTGCTTGGGAGAGAGTGAGGACAGATTCCAATGGTAGGGGTGCATACCACTCAGGAAGGCAGGGTCAAAATTAA
- the LOC131637332 gene encoding uncharacterized protein LOC131637332 isoform X1 has product MQGRGGPGGRDPLADFGGFGGFGPSRSLMSSVFGGRDPFDDPFFTSPFGGMFQSSIMSGLSGFPFSREMQRPGFPFASEMQQPDFPFAQNMQMPGFPFAPNMLSSGFPFGPEMNPSVFHENQARAPEPSSRRGPIIQQLDSDDENEDETEEKKENPKRHRRSSVEPSVEHPDDEHEGKKIRHLQGRNEFNNFNATELQPQTQSFCFQSSTVSYGGPNGTYYTSSKTKRTGSDGVTLEESKEADSSTRQASHRISRGLHDKGHTLSRKLNPDGKVDTMQTLHNIDEDELAGFEEEWKGKGQKYLPGWSGSIGSIGAGHSRQAEHAGQGGFLLPSSEHSHPVGSSQVRGEVGSSRAWERVRTDSNGRGAYHSGRQGQN; this is encoded by the exons ATGCAAGGACGCGGTGGGCCTGGTGGCAGAGATCCTTTAGCTGACTTTGGTGGTTTTGGAGGCTTCGGACCTTCTAGGAGTTTGATGTCAAGTGTGTTTGGAGGAAGGGACCCATTTGACGATCCTTTCTTCACCAGCCCTTTTGGAGGGATGTTCCAGTCAAGTATTATGAGTGGTCTATCTGGGTTTCCTTTTTCCCGGGAAATGCAACGGCCTGGTTTTCCTTTTGCTTCGGAAATGCAGCAGCCTGATTTTCCTTTTGCGCAGAATATGCAGATGCCTGGTTTTCCTTTTGCACCGAATATGTTGTCATCTGGGTTTCCTTTTGGCCCAGAGATGAATCCATCTGTGTTTCATGAGAATCAAGCTCGTGCTCCGGAGCCTAGTAGTCGAAGGGGCCCAATCATTCAGCAATTGGACTCTGATGATGAAAATGAGGATGAGactgaagaaaagaaagaaaatccaAAACGGCATAGAAGGTCAAGCGTTGAACCCTCTGTAGAACATCCAGATGATGAACATGAAG GGAAGAAGATCAGACATTTGCAGGGTAGAAATGAGTTCAACAATTTCAATGCAACTGAGCTTCAGCCTCAAACACAGAGCTTCTGCTTTCAGAGCTCAACAGTCAGCTATGGTGGTCCAAATGGAACATATTATACTTCTTCAAAGACCAAGAGGACTGGAAGTGACGGA GTGACACTTGAGGAGAGCAAGGAGGCTGATAGCTCCACAAGGCAAGCTTCCCACAGGATTTCTAGAGGCCTGCATGACAAG GGGCACACCCTCTCAAGAAAGCTTAATCCAGATGGTAAAGTGGATACTATGCAGACTTTACACAACATTGATGAAG ATGAACTTGCTGGctttgaagaagaatggaaaggAAAGGGTCAAAAGTATTTGCCTGGATGGAGCGGGAGTATTGGGAGTATTG GAGCTGGCCATAGTAGACAAGCTGAGCATGCTGGGCAGGGAGGTTTCCTTCTCCCTTCATCCGAGCATAGTCATCCCGTGGGCTCGTCCCAAGTTAGAGGCGAAGTGGGTTCTTCTCGTGCTTGGGAGAGAGTGAGGACAGATTCCAATGGTAGGGGTGCATACCACTCAGGAAGGCAGGGTCAAAATTAA